The nucleotide sequence ATCCCGGTGTCGGCGCGCTGGGGCGACAACGTCGCCATCCGCTCCGCGCGCACGCCGTGGTACGGCGGGCCGACGGTGGTGGAGGCTTTGGAGAGCATCGACGTCGCCGGGCACGCGCCGGAGCGGCCGTTCCGCTTTCCGGTGCAGTGGGTGAACCGGCCCGGCGCCGATTTCCGCGGCTATGCCGGCACGGTGGCGTCGGGCGCGGTCGCGGTCGGCGATGCGGTGGTGGTGGCAGGATCGGGACAGCAGAGCACGGTGGCGCGCATCGTCACCTTCGACGGCGACCGCGCCGTGGCCTGTGCCGGCGACGCCGTGACGCTGGTGCTGGCGGACGCGATCGACCTTGCCCGCGGCGATCTGCTGGCGCCGCCGCAGCACCGGCCGGTGGTGGCCGACCAGTTCTCGGCACAGCTGGTGTGGATGAGCGAGCAGCCGATGCTGCCCGGCCGCTCCTATCTGATGCGGATCGGCACCGCGATGCTGCCGGTACGGGTGACGACACTCAAGCACCGCATCGACATCGGCGACTTCGGCACCGTTCCGGCACGCACGCTGGCGCTCAACGATATCGGCGTGGTGAACGTCGCCACCGCGCGCCCGGTGGCGTTCGACGCCTATGCCGACAATCGCCGCACCGGCGCCTTTATCCTGATCGACCGCGACACCAACGCAACGGCAGGCGCCGGCATGGTGCTGTTCCCGCTGCGGCGGGCCGCCAACATCCATCGCCAGCGCCATACCGTCGACAAGCGGGCGCGGGCGGCGCTGAAGCAGCAGCGCCCGTGCATCGTGTGGTTCACCGGGCTGTCGGGGTCGGGGAAGTCGACCATCGCCGACCTGGTCGAGAGGACGCTGCACGCCCGCGGCATTCACACCATGCTGCTCGACGGCGACAATGTGCGGCTCGGCCTCAACCACGACCTCGGCTTCACCGACGCCGACCGGGTCGAGAACATCCGCCGGGTCGGCGAGGTAGCCAAGCTGTTCGTCGAGTCGGGGCTGGTCGTGCTGTGCTGCTTCATCTCGCCGTTCCGGGCCGAGCGGCAGATGGTGCGGGGCTTGGTCCAGCCCGAGGAGTTCTGCGAGGTGTTCGTCGACACCCCGATCGAGGTCTGCATCGACCGCGACGCCAAGGGCCTTTACCGCAAGGCGCTGGCCGGCGAGATCCCGAACTTCACCGGCATCGGCAGCCCGTACGAGCGGCCGGATGCACCCGAGATCACCATCGCCACACTGGCGGAGCCACCGTACACTGCCGCCGAGCGGGTGGTGGACTGGGTGCTCGCCCGCATTCAGCCCGGCGGCCAGCCCACCGGCGCGGCCGGCACAAGTCACGGCAGCGCTCAGGCTTGATCGGGCGGCGGCTTGATATCGATGGCGTGGCCGGCGCGGTCGCGCTTGGCTGAGAGATAGCGCAGATTGGCGGCGGTCTGGCGGCCGAACACGCGCTCCTCGGCCACCACCTCAAGGCCGGCCGTCCGCAACGCGTCGGTCTTCACCGGGTTGTTGGTGAGGAGGCGCACCTTTGTCACGCCGAGTTGGCGCAGCATCGCGGCGGCGAAATCGAACCGGCGGCCGTCGGGGTCGAAACCCAGCGCCTCGTCGGCGTCGAAGGTATCGAAGCCTTGGCTCTGCAGCTGGTAGGCCCGCATCTTGTTGGCAATCCCGGTGCCGCGGCCCTCGTGGTCCAGATAGAGGATGATGCCGCCGGCACCGGCCGCCATGCGGCGGGCGGTGTCGCGCAACTGGTCGCCACAGTCGCAGGCCAGGCTGCCGAACAGATCGCCGGTCAGGCAGGCCGAGTGCAGCCGCACCGGCACCACGCCGGCGAGGTCGGGCCGGCCGACCACCACCGCCACCTGGTCGCGCAGGCCCTCGCCGCCGCGGAACACCACGAACTCGCTGTCAGGCGCACCCGCCAGCGGCACCGGCCCGCGGCCGACGATGCGCAGGCGCTGGACCTCGCCGGCGCGGTAGGCGGCGATCGCGCTCGCCGCGACCCGCAGCACGCCGGCATCCGGCGCGGCGACCTCTGCCAGCACCATCGCCGGCAGCACCAGAGCGAGACGGGCGAGTTCGAGCGCGACGTCGTCGAGCGGTACGGCCGGGCTCACCGGCGCGTCGATGGTGGCGTCCAGCGCCAGGGTCAACCGTTCGATCCGGGCGGGATCGAGCCGCGGCAACGCCACGACCCCCGGCCTGGCCCGCTCCAGCCCGAGCCGGCGCAGCCGCGCCGCCGGCAGGACCAGCCGCGCCGTGCCCGCCGCCAACGCGCCGAATTCCGCCGCCAGTGTCGCGTCGAGCCCCTCGGCTGCGACCGCCAGCACCGCGGCGGCGCCGTCCATGATCGTCACCGGGCGACCGGCACGGATTTCAGCCAGCGCCCGCTCGACCGCCACATGTTCGTGCTGCAACCTCATCGTCCACTCTTCACCGCGGCCGCATGTCAAAACCGCATCGGCCTGCCTATCAGAACCGGAGCCATCCGGCATCATTTGGCGTTGCAGCATATTTCATCAGCGGCGCTGCCCTGATCAGCGCCGCTCGCGGAAGAACGCCTTCAGCAGCGCGGCCGAGTCCTGCTCGGCCAGGCCGCAATAGACCTCGGGGCGGTGGTGGCAGGTCACGCTGGCATAGAGCCGGACGCCGCTCTCCACCGCGCCGCCCTTGGGATCGCTTGCGCCGTAATAGAGCCGGCGGATGCGCGCGAACGAGATCGCCGCCGCACACATCGGGCACGGCTCCAGCGTGACGTAGAGGTCGCAGCCGATCAGCCGCTCCGAGCCGAGCGCGGCCGCCGCGGCGCGGATCGCGATCATTTCGGCGTGCGCGGTGGGGTCGCGCAATTCCAGCGTGCGGTTGCCGGCGCGGGCAATGACCACGCCCTGTTTGACGATGGCGCAGCCGATCGGCACCTCGCCGCGCGACGCTGCAGCGCAGGCCTCCGCCAACGCAATGTCCATGAATGAGGGCCGCACCGCTCGTATTCCTCCCCGCGCCATGCTACAGGCGCCCCTCTTCCCTTCAAGGCACGGAACCGCCATGCCCCGCAAGCCGACGGACGAGGGTCCGCGCCGCTCGTCCCGTCCCCATCGCACGCCCCGCGCCGGAACACCCGCCGCAGACGGCGCCAAGCCCGGTTTCCGCAAGGGGCCGGCGAAATTCGGCCCACGGCCGAACGCTGGCCCGCGCCCGGAGTTCGATGCGCGTCCGGAGCGGCCGATGTTCGGCAAGCCGCGCACCAAGACCAGCCTGAAACGGCCCGCCCGCGCGGACTTGCCGGAGCCGGTGCTGAAGGAGCGTGAGCGCATCGCCAAGGTGATCGCCCGCGCCGGTCTCGGCTCGCGCCGCGAGATCGAGGAATGGATCGAGGCCGGCCGGGTGGCCGTGAACGGCGAGTTGCTGGACAGCCCGGCCTTCACCGTCTCCGACGCCGACCGGATCGAGGTCGATGGCCAGCCGCTGCCGGAGAAGGAGCGCACCCGCCTCTTCCTGTTCCACAAGCCGCGCGGCCTCGTCACCACCACCGACGACCCCGAGGGCCGGCCAACGGTGTTCGACGTGCTGCCCGCCGGCCTGCCCCGCCTCGTCAGCGTCGGGCGGCTGGACTTCAATACCGAGGGCTTGTTGCTGCTCACCAATGATGGCGGGCTGGCGCGGGTGCTCGAACTGCCGGAGACCGGCTGGCTGCGCCGCTACCGCGTGCGCGCGTTCGGCGAGGTGACGCAGGATCAGCTCGACAAATTGCGCGAGGGCGTCGAGGTCGAGGGCATGCAGTATGGCCCGATCGAAGCGACGCTCGACCGCGAGCAAGGCTCCAATGTCTGGATCACGGTGGCGCTGCGCGAAGGCAAGAAGCGCGAGATCCGCACCGTGCTCGGCGCGCTCGGCGTCCACGTCAACCGGCTGATCCGAGTATCGTTCGGCCCATTTCAACTCAGCGAACTGACCGAGGGCGCCATCGAGGAAATCAAGACGCGAGTGCTGCGCGAGCAACTCGGCGAGCAACTTGCGGCGCTGGCCGGCGTCGATTTCGACGCCCCGGTGCGCGACTATAGCGAGGCGGCACGGCCGCCGCGCGAAGCCCCGACGCGGGCGGAGCGACCGGGGCGCGATGAGCGCTCGGGACGTGACGATCGCCCGGCACGCGGCCGCTTTGACGCGCGCGAAGAGCGTGGCGAGCGGCGTGGACGACCGGAGCGGAGCGACCGGCCGCTGCGCGAGCCGTCCAATCTGCGCAAACCCAGCATCTGGCGCGCCCCGCCCGACGGCGATGCCCCGCTGATGAGCCGGCTGCCGCGACGCGAGCGCCAGGCGATCCCGCCGGCATCGGAGGATCCGCGGCCCAAGCGGCGCGGCCAGACCGAGGACCGCAAGGGCCGCAGCGTCGTTGTCGAGCGCATCGCCTCGCCGGCGCCCGTGGCTGCACCGAACCCGGCCGAAACCGAGCGCCCGTTCACACCGCGTGGCGACCGGCCCGACGGCGATCGTCCGTTCAAGCCCCGTGGCGATCGGCCGTTCACACCGCGCGGCGACCGTCCCGACGGTGACCGCCCGTTCAAGCCCCGTGGCGATCGGCCGTTCACGCCGCGCGGCGACCGTCCCGAGGGCGACCGCCCGTTCAAGCCCCTTGGTGATCGGCCGTTCACACCGCGCGGCGACCGGCCCGAGGGCGACCGCCCGTTCAAGCCCCGTGGCGATCGGCCGTTCACGCCGCGCGGCGACCGGCCCGAGGGCGACCGCCCGTTCAAGCCCCGTGGCGATCGGCCGTTCACACCGCGCGGCGACCGTCCCGACGGTGACCGCCCGTTCAAGCCCCGTGGCGATCGGCCGTTCACGCCGCGCGGCGACCGTCCCGAGGGCGACCGCCCGTTCAAGCCCCGTGGTGATCGGCCGTTCACGCCGCGCGGCGACCGTCCCGAGGGCGACCGCCCGTTCAAGCCCCGTGGTGATCGGCCGTTCACACCGCGCGGCGACCGGCCCGAGGGCGACCGCCCGTTCAAGCCCCGTGGCGATCGGCCGTTCACGCCGCGCGGCGACCGTCCCGAGGGCGACCGCCCGTTCAAGCCCCGTGGCGACCGGCCGTTCACACCGCGTGGCGACCGGCCCGAGGGCGACCGCCCGTTCAAGCCCCGTGGCGACCGGCCGTTCACACCGCGTGGCGACCGGCCCGAGGGCGACCGCCCGTTCAAGCCCCGTGGCGACCGGCCCGAGGGTGACCGTCCGTTCAAGCCCCGTGGCGATCGGCCGTTCACACCGCGCGGCGACCGGCCCGAGGGCGACCGTCCGTTCAAGCCCCGTGGCGACCGGCCGTTCACACCGCGCGGCGACCGTCCTAGCGGCAAGTTCGGTGGCAAGCCGGGTGGACGTCCCGGTGGCAAGCCAGCATTCGACAAGCCTCGCGGCCCGCGGCGGCCGCGTCCGGAATAGGCCATGCGCATCGTCGGGGGGCGGTTCAAGGGCCGCGTGCTGGCGAGCCCGACCTCGTACGACGTCCGGCCGACCTCCGACCGGCTGCGTGAGAGCCTGTTCAACATCCTCGCCCACGCCTATGGCGCGCCAGGCGAGGATGCGCGGGTGCTGGACCTGTTCGCCGGCACCGGCGCACTCGGACTGGAGGCGGTGTCGCGCGGGGCGCGCTTTGCCGCCTTCGTCGATGACGGGGCCGAGGCGCGCGGCCTGATCCGCGCCAATATCGACGCGCTCGGCCTCGCCGGCGCGACGCGCGTGCTCCGGCGCGACGCCACCAAGCTCGGCCCGGCCGGGCCGTTCGAGCCGTTCACGCTGGTGTTCTGCGATCCGCCCTACCGCCACGGCCTCGCCGAGCGGGCACTGGTCGCCGCGCGCGACGGCGGCTGGCTGCGGCCGGAAGCGCTGGTGGTGGTGGAGGAAGCAGCCGAGGCCGGCTTCGTGCCGCCGGACGGCTTCACCGAGTTGGACCGCCGCCCATACGGCGAAAGCGAGATCGCGATCCTGCAGCGCGCCAACGGTTGAGTTTCACCGCCTCCCGAACAGCCGCTCGATCTCCGCGAGCGAGAGCGCGACGTAGGTCGGCCGGCCGTGGTTGCACTGGCCGGCGTTGGGGGTCGCCTCCATCTCGCGAAGCAGGGCGTTCATCTCCTCCGGGCGCAGCCGGCGCCCGGCACGTACCGAGCCGTGGCAAGCCATGGTGGCGGCGACGTGCAGCAGGCGCCGCTCCAGCGGCAGCGCGTCGTCCCACTCGGCGAGGTGGTCGGCGAGGTCGCGCACCAGCTTCACCACGTCGGTCTCGCCGAGCAACGCCGGCACCTCGCGCACCATCACCGCGCCGGGGCCGAAACTCTCCAGCACCAAGCCAAACGTCGCCAGCGCGTCGGCGCGGGCGGCCAGCCGCGCCGCATCGTCGGGGTCGAACTCGACCACCGCCGGCACCAGCAGCATTTGCCGCGCGATGCCGCCCCCGGCGAGTTGGCGCTT is from Blastochloris viridis and encodes:
- the cysN gene encoding sulfate adenylyltransferase subunit CysN; the protein is MTAPPAAPADDRPPLRVITCGSVDDGKSTLIGRLLYDCRLILDDQLAAVARDSRRHGTVGDDLDLALLVDGLAAEREQGITIDVAYRFFRTGRRAFILADTPGHEQFTRNMATAASTAEAAVVLVDARKGVLAQTRRHSFICALLGIGTAILAVNKIDLVDASEDTFSRIAADYRKVAAQLGLRTVVAIPVSARWGDNVAIRSARTPWYGGPTVVEALESIDVAGHAPERPFRFPVQWVNRPGADFRGYAGTVASGAVAVGDAVVVAGSGQQSTVARIVTFDGDRAVACAGDAVTLVLADAIDLARGDLLAPPQHRPVVADQFSAQLVWMSEQPMLPGRSYLMRIGTAMLPVRVTTLKHRIDIGDFGTVPARTLALNDIGVVNVATARPVAFDAYADNRRTGAFILIDRDTNATAGAGMVLFPLRRAANIHRQRHTVDKRARAALKQQRPCIVWFTGLSGSGKSTIADLVERTLHARGIHTMLLDGDNVRLGLNHDLGFTDADRVENIRRVGEVAKLFVESGLVVLCCFISPFRAERQMVRGLVQPEEFCEVFVDTPIEVCIDRDAKGLYRKALAGEIPNFTGIGSPYERPDAPEITIATLAEPPYTAAERVVDWVLARIQPGGQPTGAAGTSHGSAQA
- the ribA gene encoding GTP cyclohydrolase II RibA codes for the protein MRLQHEHVAVERALAEIRAGRPVTIMDGAAAVLAVAAEGLDATLAAEFGALAAGTARLVLPAARLRRLGLERARPGVVALPRLDPARIERLTLALDATIDAPVSPAVPLDDVALELARLALVLPAMVLAEVAAPDAGVLRVAASAIAAYRAGEVQRLRIVGRGPVPLAGAPDSEFVVFRGGEGLRDQVAVVVGRPDLAGVVPVRLHSACLTGDLFGSLACDCGDQLRDTARRMAAGAGGIILYLDHEGRGTGIANKMRAYQLQSQGFDTFDADEALGFDPDGRRFDFAAAMLRQLGVTKVRLLTNNPVKTDALRTAGLEVVAEERVFGRQTAANLRYLSAKRDRAGHAIDIKPPPDQA
- a CDS encoding nucleoside deaminase, encoding MDIALAEACAAASRGEVPIGCAIVKQGVVIARAGNRTLELRDPTAHAEMIAIRAAAAALGSERLIGCDLYVTLEPCPMCAAAISFARIRRLYYGASDPKGGAVESGVRLYASVTCHHRPEVYCGLAEQDSAALLKAFFRERR
- a CDS encoding pseudouridine synthase translates to MFGKPRTKTSLKRPARADLPEPVLKERERIAKVIARAGLGSRREIEEWIEAGRVAVNGELLDSPAFTVSDADRIEVDGQPLPEKERTRLFLFHKPRGLVTTTDDPEGRPTVFDVLPAGLPRLVSVGRLDFNTEGLLLLTNDGGLARVLELPETGWLRRYRVRAFGEVTQDQLDKLREGVEVEGMQYGPIEATLDREQGSNVWITVALREGKKREIRTVLGALGVHVNRLIRVSFGPFQLSELTEGAIEEIKTRVLREQLGEQLAALAGVDFDAPVRDYSEAARPPREAPTRAERPGRDERSGRDDRPARGRFDAREERGERRGRPERSDRPLREPSNLRKPSIWRAPPDGDAPLMSRLPRRERQAIPPASEDPRPKRRGQTEDRKGRSVVVERIASPAPVAAPNPAETERPFTPRGDRPDGDRPFKPRGDRPFTPRGDRPDGDRPFKPRGDRPFTPRGDRPEGDRPFKPLGDRPFTPRGDRPEGDRPFKPRGDRPFTPRGDRPEGDRPFKPRGDRPFTPRGDRPDGDRPFKPRGDRPFTPRGDRPEGDRPFKPRGDRPFTPRGDRPEGDRPFKPRGDRPFTPRGDRPEGDRPFKPRGDRPFTPRGDRPEGDRPFKPRGDRPFTPRGDRPEGDRPFKPRGDRPFTPRGDRPEGDRPFKPRGDRPEGDRPFKPRGDRPFTPRGDRPEGDRPFKPRGDRPFTPRGDRPSGKFGGKPGGRPGGKPAFDKPRGPRRPRPE
- the rsmD gene encoding 16S rRNA (guanine(966)-N(2))-methyltransferase RsmD, translated to MRIVGGRFKGRVLASPTSYDVRPTSDRLRESLFNILAHAYGAPGEDARVLDLFAGTGALGLEAVSRGARFAAFVDDGAEARGLIRANIDALGLAGATRVLRRDATKLGPAGPFEPFTLVFCDPPYRHGLAERALVAARDGGWLRPEALVVVEEAAEAGFVPPDGFTELDRRPYGESEIAILQRANG